From Plectropomus leopardus isolate mb chromosome 4, YSFRI_Pleo_2.0, whole genome shotgun sequence, the proteins below share one genomic window:
- the gpr78a gene encoding G-protein coupled receptor 26 produces the protein MSIPEFLLEVSIVVIAVVSLLTNLSVLLCFTQSADLRSHVPGIFILNLSFSNILLTVINMPATFLAVAESAKPFGDLFCQAVSFAETFLTANAMLSMAALSMDRWIAVVFPLSYSSKMRYRDAFLIVAYSWMHSLTFSLTQLLMDWGGYSHTYASCTVHLDGEKRSQLAAYATFTALFHCSSFALCLLVLCFAYLKVLRVARSHCKRIDVITVQTLLLLVDIHPSVKERCLAEQKKRRQRATKKICVFIGTFILCFSPYVITRLVELLPSVHIPRYWGMTAKCLSYAKTSSDPFVYCLLRQQYRKVLVGIISRFIRKDHYSQSIHSASSTLDTTDDTCAARVT, from the exons ATGAGCATACCGGAGTTCCTACTGGAAGTGTCCattgtggtgatagctgtggtCTCGCTGTTGACAAACCTGTCAGTGTTGCTATGTTTCACCCAGAGCGCCGACTTAAGATCCCACGTGCCAGGCATCTTCATCCTGAACCTGTCCTTCTCCAACATCCTGCTCACCGTCATCAACATGCCCGCCACTTTTCTCGCTGTGGCAGAAAGCGCAAAGCCCTTCGGGGACTTGTTCTGCCAGGCTGTCAGTTTTGCTGAGACTTTTCTCACCGCTAACGCGATGCTGAGCATGGCCGCGCTCAGCATGGACAGGTGGATCGCGGTGGTGTTCCCCCTCAGTTACTCCAGCAAGATGCGCTACAGGGACGCGTTTCTCATCGTGGCGTACTCCTGGATGCACTCTCTCACCTTCTCCCTGACCCAGCTGCTCATGGACTGGGGGGGTTACAGCCACACTTACGCCTCGTGCACGGTGCACCTGGATGGGGAGAAGAGGTCGCAGCTGGCCGCCTATGCGACTTTCACTGCGCTGTTTCACTGCAGCAGCTTCGCGCTCTGCCTGCTCGTGCTGTGCTTCGCCTACCTGAAAGTTTTGAGAGTGGCCAGGTCGCACTGCAAGAGGATAGATGTGATAACAGTGcagactctgctgctgctggtggataTTCACCCCAG tgtgaagGAGAGGTGTCTGGCtgagcagaagaagaggaggcagcGCGCCACTAAAAAAATCTGCGTCTTCATCGGCACCTTCATCCTCTGCTTTTCACCCTACGTTATAACAAG GTTGGTGGAGTTGTTGCCCTCTGTGCATATCCCCCGGTACTGGGGCATGACCGCCAAATGTCTGTCTTATGCCAAAACCTCTAGCGACCCATTTGTTTACTGCCTGCTGCGGCAGCAGTACAGGAAGGTCCTAGTAGGTATCATCAGCCGTTTCATAAGAAAGGATCACTACTCGCAGTCAATCCACAGCGCCAGCAGCACACTGGACACCACAGATGACACCTGCGCTGCCAGAGTCACCTGA